The following proteins are encoded in a genomic region of Roseisolibacter agri:
- a CDS encoding YifB family Mg chelatase-like AAA ATPase: MLAAVRAAAVLGVEAFEVTVEVHLAPGLPQFTVVGLPAGAVKESRERVVAALANSGFPLPPRRIVVNLAPADVRKDGTALDLPIAVGILRALELLPTPAVDRLVLVGELALDGALRAVRGTLPIALWTARAGHTLVLPPANLAEVVRLRELPRAAPATLAELVEWLRADALPSPPDPAPSLAAPVHDDLSDVIGQPVARRALEIAAAGAHNALFVGPPGAGKTMLARRLPSILPALEEAEAVEVLAVRSVAGLASDAGGEVLRPFRAPHHTVSAPALVGGGTPPRPGEVTLAHNGVLFLDELLEFPRHVLDALRQPMEDGRVQVSRASGSVILPARFTLVAASNPCPCGHAGDPTRSCACAAVEVERYASRLSGPLADRIDMHIRVAAVPPRDLAGGDRPESSAAVRARVEAARLRQQRRSRQAGASSNARLSGRSLERDGAVMPEARALLVSAADRLGLSARGFYRVLRLARTIADLEGEARVAAPHVAESLRYRPVPARGVAVPGP, from the coding sequence ATGCTCGCCGCCGTCCGCGCCGCCGCCGTCCTCGGAGTCGAGGCGTTCGAGGTCACGGTGGAGGTGCATCTGGCACCCGGGCTCCCGCAGTTCACGGTCGTCGGACTTCCCGCCGGCGCCGTGAAGGAGAGTCGCGAGCGAGTGGTCGCCGCCCTCGCGAACAGCGGCTTTCCGCTGCCGCCGCGGCGCATCGTCGTGAACCTCGCGCCCGCCGACGTGCGGAAGGACGGCACCGCCCTCGACCTCCCGATCGCTGTCGGCATCCTGCGCGCGCTCGAGCTGCTGCCGACTCCCGCGGTCGATCGCCTGGTGCTCGTCGGCGAGCTGGCGCTCGACGGGGCGCTGCGCGCGGTGCGCGGCACGCTGCCGATCGCGCTCTGGACCGCGCGTGCGGGGCACACGCTCGTGCTGCCGCCCGCGAACCTCGCGGAGGTGGTGCGGCTGCGGGAGCTGCCGCGCGCGGCGCCAGCGACGCTCGCGGAGCTGGTGGAGTGGCTGCGCGCGGACGCGCTGCCGTCGCCGCCCGATCCCGCGCCTTCGCTCGCGGCTCCCGTGCACGACGACCTGTCCGACGTCATCGGACAGCCCGTCGCCCGGCGGGCCCTCGAGATCGCCGCGGCAGGCGCGCACAACGCGCTGTTCGTTGGACCGCCCGGGGCGGGGAAGACGATGCTCGCGCGCCGGCTGCCGTCCATCCTGCCGGCGCTCGAGGAGGCCGAGGCGGTCGAGGTGCTGGCGGTGCGGTCCGTGGCGGGGCTGGCGAGCGATGCCGGCGGCGAGGTGCTCCGGCCGTTCCGGGCGCCGCATCACACGGTCTCCGCACCGGCGCTCGTGGGTGGCGGTACCCCACCCAGGCCCGGCGAGGTCACGCTCGCGCACAACGGCGTCCTCTTTCTCGACGAGCTGCTCGAGTTCCCGCGCCACGTGCTCGATGCGCTGCGGCAGCCGATGGAGGACGGACGCGTCCAGGTGTCGCGGGCGAGCGGCTCGGTGATCCTGCCCGCGCGGTTCACGCTCGTCGCGGCGTCCAACCCGTGTCCCTGCGGGCATGCGGGCGACCCGACGCGCTCGTGCGCCTGCGCCGCGGTCGAGGTGGAGCGCTACGCCTCGCGGCTCTCCGGTCCGCTCGCGGATCGGATCGACATGCACATCCGCGTCGCGGCGGTGCCGCCGCGCGACCTCGCCGGCGGCGACCGGCCGGAGTCGTCGGCGGCCGTGCGGGCGCGGGTGGAGGCGGCGCGGCTGCGGCAGCAGCGGCGCTCGCGTCAGGCCGGCGCGTCGTCGAACGCGCGGCTTTCCGGCAGGTCCCTGGAGCGCGACGGGGCCGTGATGCCCGAGGCGCGCGCGTTGCTCGTCTCCGCCGCGGACCGCCTCGGGCTGTCGGCGCGCGGCTTCTATCGGGTGCTGCGGCTGGCCCGGACGATCGCGGATCTCGAGGGCGAGGCGCGCGTCGCGGCGCCGCACGTGGCCGAGTCGCTGCGGTATCGCCCGGTCCCTGCGCGAGGAGTGGCCGTGCCGGGGCCGTGA
- the larE gene encoding ATP-dependent sacrificial sulfur transferase LarE, translated as MAWLREHGPVLLGFSGGVDSAYLASVAVEVLGAGSVLAVIGRSASYPEAQWRAAREVAALCGVPVQEVATHELEDPDYVANPSDRCFFCKRELWSRLAPLADARGMLLIDGTNADDLTDWRPGARAAADHAVRSPLAELEFTKADIRWLSRRRGLPTADQPSAPCLASRLPYGTPVTTARLSQVERAESALRAVGIPGDLRVRHHGAIARVELTPDVIEAWSSAERLEVLREAVVSAGFARVVVDLRGFRSGSLNVLGGIVAG; from the coding sequence ATGGCCTGGCTGCGGGAGCACGGGCCCGTCCTGCTGGGCTTCTCGGGCGGCGTCGATTCGGCGTACCTGGCGAGCGTTGCGGTCGAGGTGCTGGGCGCGGGCAGCGTGCTCGCCGTCATCGGGCGCAGCGCCTCGTACCCCGAGGCGCAGTGGCGGGCCGCGCGGGAAGTGGCGGCTCTGTGTGGCGTGCCGGTGCAGGAGGTCGCGACCCACGAGCTGGAGGACCCCGACTACGTCGCGAATCCGAGTGACCGCTGCTTCTTCTGCAAGCGGGAGCTCTGGAGCCGGCTCGCGCCGCTCGCGGACGCGCGAGGGATGCTCCTGATCGACGGGACGAACGCCGACGATCTCACGGACTGGCGGCCCGGCGCCCGCGCCGCGGCCGATCACGCGGTGCGATCGCCGCTGGCGGAGCTGGAGTTCACGAAGGCGGACATCCGGTGGCTGTCCCGGCGCCGAGGGCTGCCGACCGCCGATCAGCCGTCCGCGCCGTGCCTGGCGTCGCGTCTCCCGTACGGGACGCCCGTGACGACCGCGCGCCTCTCCCAGGTCGAGCGGGCCGAGTCCGCGCTCAGGGCGGTCGGGATCCCGGGGGACCTGCGGGTGCGGCACCACGGCGCCATCGCACGCGTCGAGCTGACCCCGGACGTGATCGAGGCGTGGTCGTCGGCGGAGCGGCTGGAGGTGCTGCGCGAGGCTGTCGTTTCCGCCGGCTTCGCGCGCGTCGTCGTGGACCTGCGGGGCTTCCGCTCCGGCTCCCTGAACGTGCTCGGAGGGATCGTTGCCGGGTGA
- the thpR gene encoding RNA 2',3'-cyclic phosphodiesterase produces MSDPAGSERTPRLFVALNLPAELRATLHAAVRQAVAPLVEEAPRAVAWVPEPNLHVTVRFVGERPAALVDPLREALDLAASAVHVHDLAIGGLGAFPNLRRPRVLWIGVAMNVALAALYQKVDDACWRLAIGREARPFHPHVTIGRIRMGASVPAGRLEEAVQALTTYRWTMPVETVDLMSSELASGGSRYARLHAAALSPASGGR; encoded by the coding sequence GTGAGCGATCCGGCCGGGAGTGAGAGAACGCCGCGGCTGTTCGTTGCCCTGAACCTGCCGGCCGAGCTGCGTGCGACGCTGCACGCGGCTGTGCGTCAGGCGGTGGCGCCGCTGGTGGAGGAAGCGCCGCGCGCCGTCGCCTGGGTTCCCGAGCCGAACCTCCACGTCACGGTGCGCTTCGTCGGCGAGCGTCCGGCGGCGCTCGTCGATCCGCTGCGCGAGGCGCTGGATCTGGCGGCCTCCGCCGTGCATGTACACGACCTCGCGATCGGCGGACTCGGCGCGTTTCCGAATCTCCGGCGGCCGCGAGTGCTCTGGATCGGCGTCGCGATGAACGTCGCGCTCGCTGCGCTGTATCAGAAAGTGGACGACGCCTGCTGGCGCCTGGCGATTGGGCGGGAGGCGCGGCCGTTTCATCCGCACGTCACCATCGGGCGCATCCGCATGGGGGCGAGCGTGCCGGCCGGACGCCTCGAGGAGGCGGTGCAGGCCCTCACGACCTACCGGTGGACCATGCCCGTCGAGACCGTCGATCTGATGTCGAGTGAGCTGGCGAGTGGCGGATCGCGCTACGCGCGGCTGCACGCCGCGGCGCTGTCTCCCGCATCGGGCGGCCGCTGA
- a CDS encoding sigma-54-dependent transcriptional regulator has product MARRILVVDDEPGIRSALGQLLEYEGYDVRTASNATEGLSEYERFRPHLVFMDIKMAGLDGLEALRQLKQSDPGALVVMISGHATIKTAVEATQAGAYDILEKPLDTDRILVLLRNALEHVDLAAENQRLRETIETRFEIVGKSFVIRSLTDQIEKVAPTPARVLITGENGTGKELVARAIHKHSPRKAKPFVEVNCAAIPSELIESELFGHMKGSFTGAVQDRPGKFEQADTGTLFLDEIGDMSLNAQAKVLRVLQDGVVTRIGGQRPLKVDVRVVAATNKELEEEIANGRFREDLYYRLNVVPLRVPPLRERREDVPLLVRHFLALLARQDGLAPREIEDAALQRLAELEWPGNVRELRNTVERLLILASGPRITLGDVERLVGRRALESGGLGALTDIGTFEEFKYAAERAFLVAKLRQYDWNVSETARALDMPRSNVYKKIERYGLKREEA; this is encoded by the coding sequence ATGGCCCGCCGCATCCTCGTCGTCGACGACGAACCCGGCATCCGCAGCGCCCTCGGGCAGCTGCTCGAGTACGAGGGCTACGACGTCCGCACCGCGTCCAACGCCACCGAGGGGCTGAGCGAGTACGAGCGCTTCCGCCCGCACCTGGTGTTCATGGACATCAAGATGGCGGGCCTCGACGGCCTGGAGGCGCTGCGGCAGCTGAAGCAGTCCGACCCGGGCGCGCTGGTCGTCATGATCAGCGGCCATGCGACCATCAAGACCGCCGTCGAGGCGACGCAGGCGGGCGCCTACGACATCCTCGAGAAGCCGCTCGACACCGATCGCATCCTCGTGCTGCTGCGCAACGCGCTGGAGCACGTGGACCTCGCGGCCGAGAACCAGCGCCTGCGCGAGACCATCGAGACGCGGTTCGAGATCGTCGGGAAGTCGTTCGTCATCCGCTCGCTCACCGACCAGATCGAGAAGGTCGCGCCGACGCCCGCACGCGTGCTGATCACCGGGGAGAACGGCACGGGCAAGGAGCTGGTCGCCCGCGCGATCCACAAGCACTCGCCCCGCAAGGCGAAGCCGTTCGTGGAGGTGAACTGCGCCGCCATCCCGTCGGAGCTGATCGAGTCGGAGCTGTTCGGCCACATGAAGGGCTCCTTCACGGGCGCCGTGCAGGACCGCCCCGGCAAGTTCGAGCAGGCCGACACGGGGACGCTCTTCCTCGACGAGATCGGCGACATGAGCCTGAACGCGCAGGCGAAGGTGCTGCGCGTGCTGCAGGACGGCGTCGTGACGCGCATCGGCGGGCAGCGGCCGCTCAAGGTCGACGTCCGCGTCGTCGCCGCGACAAACAAGGAGCTGGAGGAGGAGATCGCGAACGGGCGGTTCCGCGAGGATCTCTACTACCGGCTCAACGTCGTCCCGCTGCGTGTGCCGCCCCTGCGCGAGCGGCGCGAGGACGTGCCGCTGCTGGTGCGCCACTTCCTGGCGCTCCTGGCGCGCCAGGACGGCCTGGCCCCGCGCGAGATCGAGGACGCGGCGCTGCAGCGGCTGGCGGAGCTGGAGTGGCCCGGCAACGTGCGCGAGCTGCGCAACACGGTCGAGCGGCTGCTGATCCTGGCGTCGGGGCCGCGCATCACGCTCGGTGACGTGGAGCGCCTGGTCGGGCGTCGGGCGCTCGAGTCGGGCGGGCTGGGCGCGCTCACCGACATCGGCACGTTCGAGGAGTTCAAGTACGCGGCCGAGCGGGCGTTCCTCGTGGCCAAGCTGCGGCAGTACGACTGGAACGTCTCCGAGACCGCGCGGGCGCTCGACATGCCGCGCTCGAACGTCTACAAGAAGATCGAGCGCTACGGGCTGAAGCGCGAGGAGGCGTGA
- a CDS encoding carboxypeptidase regulatory-like domain-containing protein, translated as MPRSTHPTASRTARRPLVALAASLLALAPSLALGQAKPRPGTLGGTARPTGPVARPATPARTAPPPLPADSARPLPVGGIVMDSVAGAPLAGATVQLAAEADRTITHTAVSDSTGRWRIPAVKPGRYLAGFFHPTLDALGIEPPVHLVQIMPDTAARLDLGTPGPLAVRAKVCPQAPSDRAVLLGSVGDADDGDPIPEAKIVITWSEMRISEEGVRNVKRRLPVRVRPDGGYLVCDLPADVDLVANAEAPKRRGGLIELHLPPRSLTRRDFALGDSTSVITVVLPDTAAAREGRLQQPITVARGNAGLTGTVRTRDGRPLQGARVQLWGSDVMGTTTEAGNFALSGLPAGTYALEVRAIGYAPKRVPVTLAARRTGSVGVVLDERLNTLQSVVVQADRTKLQKDFTGFSERAKRGMGGRFLTEEDLAKRSPIVMTDALRTTPGISVVPNGTGFGYAIQGRGGCAPDVWVDGMRVFDGATDLDQLVRPTDVAGVEIYNGAAAVPAQFMGAGGGGGCGVVAIWTKRGR; from the coding sequence GTGCCTCGCTCCACCCACCCCACCGCCTCCCGCACCGCCCGGCGACCGCTCGTCGCCCTCGCGGCGAGCCTCCTCGCGCTCGCGCCGTCGCTCGCCCTCGGCCAGGCCAAGCCCCGTCCGGGCACGCTCGGCGGCACGGCCCGGCCCACCGGCCCGGTCGCGCGCCCGGCGACGCCGGCCCGCACCGCGCCGCCGCCACTTCCGGCCGACTCGGCGCGGCCGCTTCCGGTCGGCGGCATCGTCATGGACAGCGTCGCGGGCGCGCCGCTCGCTGGCGCCACGGTGCAGCTGGCCGCGGAGGCCGACCGGACGATCACGCACACCGCGGTCTCCGACTCGACGGGGCGGTGGCGCATCCCGGCGGTGAAGCCCGGGCGCTACCTCGCGGGCTTCTTCCACCCCACGCTCGACGCCCTCGGGATCGAGCCGCCGGTGCACCTCGTCCAGATCATGCCGGACACGGCGGCGCGCCTCGACCTCGGCACGCCGGGTCCGCTCGCGGTGCGCGCGAAGGTCTGCCCGCAGGCGCCCTCCGACCGCGCGGTGCTCCTGGGCAGCGTCGGCGACGCGGACGACGGCGACCCGATCCCCGAGGCGAAGATCGTCATCACGTGGTCGGAGATGCGGATCAGCGAGGAGGGCGTGCGCAACGTGAAGCGCCGCCTCCCCGTCCGTGTGCGCCCCGATGGCGGCTACCTCGTCTGCGACCTGCCGGCCGACGTCGACCTCGTGGCGAACGCCGAGGCGCCGAAGCGCCGCGGTGGGCTGATCGAGCTGCACCTGCCCCCGCGCAGCCTCACGCGGCGCGACTTCGCCCTCGGCGACTCCACGAGCGTCATCACCGTCGTGCTCCCGGACACGGCCGCGGCGCGCGAGGGGCGGCTGCAGCAGCCCATCACGGTGGCCCGCGGCAACGCGGGCCTCACGGGCACCGTGCGCACCCGCGACGGCCGGCCGCTGCAGGGCGCCCGCGTGCAGCTCTGGGGCAGCGACGTCATGGGCACGACCACCGAGGCCGGCAACTTCGCGCTCAGCGGGCTCCCCGCGGGCACCTACGCGCTCGAGGTGCGGGCGATCGGCTACGCCCCCAAGCGCGTGCCGGTGACGCTCGCGGCGCGGCGCACGGGCAGCGTCGGCGTCGTCCTGGACGAGCGCCTCAACACGCTCCAGAGCGTCGTCGTGCAGGCGGACCGCACGAAGCTGCAGAAGGACTTCACGGGCTTCTCCGAGCGGGCGAAGCGCGGGATGGGGGGCCGCTTCCTCACCGAGGAGGACCTCGCGAAGCGCAGCCCGATCGTCATGACCGACGCCCTGCGCACCACGCCCGGCATCTCGGTCGTCCCCAACGGCACGGGGTTCGGCTACGCGATCCAGGGCCGTGGGGGCTGCGCGCCCGACGTCTGGGTGGACGGCATGCGCGTATTTGACGGCGCCACGGACCTCGACCAGCTGGTGCGCCCCACGGACGTGGCGGGCGTCGAGATCTACAACGGCGCCGCGGCAGTGCCCGCGCAGTTCATGGGCGCGGGTGGCGGCGGCGGCTGCGGCGTGGTCGCGATCTGGACCAAGCGCGGGCGCTGA
- a CDS encoding carboxypeptidase regulatory-like domain-containing protein — MSRRPFRAAPTAGALALCALGALALPTSRLSAQSPPPAAPASRPLRLVGVAWDSLSGVPLVGAVVQLASESTPGAPARTAVADSAGRWQLDSVPQGTYLAGYFHPALDALEIEPPTFRVLVQGDSVTRLDIGIPGPERMLGLLCGPTTGRDSTGGIVGVLRDADSEDPIAGATLSVGWREVIIEKGSIRNVQRRVPVAARGGGLYLACGVPTDTPVELDAAAPGRSSGLVELQVPPHRLVRRDLLLGDSATAAVADGPKAAVATDSTASPAGVRVAGGARLQGTVVGPDGKPLPRAQVSVAGIGRGATTGAAGTFALDSLPGGTFGVDVRALGFAPVRVAVDLTRRRAATVSVALRERATALSSVVVRGKRSSSSRFLEEFAERRRRSAGGTFLGPAELERRAPLYVSDVLRAAPGIRVAPGRRFGQIVRGRAGCVPTVYLDGTPVVEGANDLDQLVTPASVMAIEIYTALGSVPPQFGGVSANACGAIIVWTKR; from the coding sequence ATGTCTCGCCGCCCCTTCCGCGCCGCCCCGACGGCCGGCGCGCTCGCGCTGTGCGCGCTCGGCGCACTCGCCCTGCCGACGTCGCGCCTGTCGGCCCAGTCGCCGCCGCCCGCCGCTCCTGCCAGCCGCCCGCTCCGCCTCGTCGGCGTCGCCTGGGACAGCCTGTCGGGCGTCCCGCTCGTCGGCGCCGTCGTGCAGCTCGCGTCCGAGTCCACGCCCGGCGCGCCCGCCCGCACCGCCGTCGCCGACTCGGCCGGCCGCTGGCAGCTCGACTCGGTGCCGCAGGGGACCTACCTCGCCGGCTACTTCCACCCCGCGCTCGACGCCCTGGAGATCGAGCCGCCGACCTTCCGCGTCCTCGTCCAGGGCGACTCGGTCACGCGCCTCGACATCGGCATCCCGGGTCCGGAGCGCATGCTCGGGCTGCTCTGCGGACCGACCACCGGGCGCGACTCGACGGGGGGCATCGTGGGCGTCCTGCGCGACGCGGACTCCGAGGATCCGATCGCCGGCGCGACACTGTCCGTCGGGTGGCGCGAAGTGATCATCGAAAAGGGGAGCATCCGTAACGTGCAGCGACGCGTCCCGGTCGCCGCGCGCGGCGGCGGACTGTACCTCGCCTGCGGCGTACCGACCGACACCCCGGTCGAGCTGGACGCTGCGGCCCCCGGCCGAAGCAGCGGACTCGTCGAGCTGCAGGTGCCGCCGCATCGCCTGGTGCGGCGCGACCTCCTCCTCGGCGACTCGGCCACGGCGGCGGTCGCCGACGGGCCCAAGGCCGCCGTCGCGACCGACTCGACCGCCTCGCCCGCCGGCGTCCGCGTCGCCGGCGGCGCCCGGCTCCAGGGCACCGTGGTGGGCCCCGACGGCAAGCCGCTCCCGCGCGCGCAGGTCTCGGTCGCGGGCATCGGCCGCGGCGCGACCACGGGCGCCGCCGGCACCTTCGCCCTCGACTCCCTCCCCGGCGGGACGTTCGGCGTCGACGTCCGTGCCCTCGGCTTCGCGCCGGTGCGCGTCGCCGTGGACCTCACGCGTCGGCGCGCCGCGACGGTGTCCGTCGCGCTCCGCGAGCGCGCCACCGCGCTCTCGTCGGTCGTGGTGCGCGGCAAGCGGAGCTCTTCGTCGCGCTTCCTCGAGGAGTTCGCCGAGCGTCGCCGGCGCTCCGCCGGTGGTACCTTCCTCGGGCCGGCGGAGCTCGAGCGTCGCGCCCCGCTATACGTCAGCGACGTGTTGCGCGCGGCGCCGGGCATCCGCGTCGCACCGGGGCGGCGCTTCGGGCAGATCGTCCGAGGCCGCGCCGGCTGCGTCCCGACGGTCTACCTCGACGGCACGCCCGTCGTCGAGGGCGCCAACGATCTCGACCAGCTCGTGACGCCGGCGTCCGTCATGGCGATCGAGATCTATACCGCGCTCGGCTCCGTCCCTCCGCAGTTCGGCGGCGTCTCCGCCAACGCCTGCGGCGCGATCATCGTCTGGACCAAGCGCTGA
- a CDS encoding aldehyde dehydrogenase family protein, producing MTTFQNFIAGAWSAPSTGEYFDNVNPADARDLVGRFPKSGRDDVERAVESAWRGFAVWSRTPAPARGDVLRRVGDLLSARKEEIASLMTREMGKPLQETRGDVQEGIDTAYYAATEGRRLFGHTVPSELRNKWAMTYRRPIGVCGLITPFNFPLAIPTWKAFPALLCGNAVILKPAEDVPLTATVLVEVLLEAGLPPEVIQLVHGMGETVGAALVEHPRVPVISFTGSTETGSIVGAECGRRHKRLSLEMGGKNAQIVLDDANLDLALEGVLWGAFGTTGQRCTATSRLIVQAGVHDRFVSMLESRAKALRLGDGRKAGTDVGPLIHAASREKVERYVEVGAEQGAELVTGGRRATGEGLEHGFFFEPTIFTGVTAGSRLEQEEIFGPVLSVVRVADADEAFRVNNGVRYGLSSSLYTQDLNIAFRAMQELDNGITYVNAPTIGAEAHLPFGGVKETGNGHREGGWEVYEFYSETKVCYVDYSGTLQRAQIDNY from the coding sequence ATGACGACCTTCCAGAACTTCATCGCCGGAGCGTGGTCCGCTCCCTCGACCGGCGAGTACTTCGACAACGTGAACCCGGCGGATGCGCGCGATCTGGTCGGGCGCTTCCCGAAGTCCGGGCGTGACGACGTGGAGCGCGCGGTGGAGAGCGCGTGGCGCGGCTTCGCGGTGTGGAGCCGTACGCCGGCGCCGGCGCGCGGCGACGTGCTGCGCCGCGTGGGCGATCTGCTGTCGGCGCGGAAGGAGGAGATCGCGAGCCTCATGACCCGCGAGATGGGCAAGCCGCTGCAGGAGACGCGCGGCGACGTCCAGGAGGGCATCGACACCGCGTACTACGCGGCCACCGAGGGGCGCCGGCTGTTCGGGCACACCGTGCCGAGCGAGCTTCGGAACAAGTGGGCGATGACGTACCGCCGCCCGATCGGCGTGTGCGGGCTGATCACGCCGTTCAACTTCCCGCTCGCGATCCCCACCTGGAAGGCGTTCCCCGCGCTGCTGTGCGGCAACGCGGTGATCCTGAAGCCGGCCGAGGACGTGCCGCTGACGGCGACCGTGCTGGTGGAGGTGCTGCTGGAGGCCGGGCTGCCGCCCGAGGTGATCCAGCTCGTGCACGGCATGGGCGAGACGGTGGGCGCCGCGCTGGTCGAGCATCCGCGCGTGCCCGTGATCTCGTTCACCGGCTCGACGGAGACGGGGAGCATCGTGGGCGCGGAGTGCGGGCGCCGCCACAAGCGCCTGTCGCTCGAGATGGGCGGGAAGAACGCGCAGATCGTCCTCGACGACGCGAACCTCGACCTCGCGCTGGAGGGCGTGCTCTGGGGCGCGTTCGGCACGACGGGGCAGCGGTGCACGGCGACGAGCCGGCTGATCGTGCAGGCGGGCGTGCACGACCGCTTCGTGTCGATGCTCGAGTCGCGCGCGAAGGCGCTGCGGCTGGGCGACGGCCGGAAGGCGGGCACCGACGTCGGGCCGCTCATCCACGCCGCGTCGCGCGAGAAGGTGGAGCGCTACGTCGAGGTGGGGGCGGAGCAGGGCGCCGAGCTCGTGACCGGCGGTCGCCGCGCGACGGGCGAGGGGCTGGAGCACGGCTTCTTCTTCGAGCCGACGATCTTCACCGGCGTGACCGCGGGCTCGCGGCTGGAGCAGGAGGAGATCTTCGGGCCGGTGCTCTCGGTCGTGCGCGTGGCGGACGCGGACGAGGCGTTCCGCGTCAACAACGGCGTGCGGTACGGGCTCTCGTCGAGCCTCTACACGCAGGACCTCAACATCGCCTTCCGCGCGATGCAGGAGCTCGACAACGGGATCACGTACGTCAACGCGCCCACGATCGGCGCCGAGGCGCACCTGCCGTTCGGCGGTGTGAAGGAGACCGGCAACGGGCACCGCGAGGGCGGCTGGGAGGTCTACGAGTTCTACTCGGAGACGAAGGTCTGCTACGTGGACTACTCGGGCACGCTGCAGCGCGCGCAGATCGACAACTACTGA
- the lepB gene encoding signal peptidase I: MAPGLLPVRDVPRASDAARAAALDSINRSSSLRLGWLWEWAKIFQFAVVLFLLVRAFLVEAYKIPSGSMEGTLLVGDFLLVNKLVYGAEVPLTGQHLPRLRAPARGEVVVFQWPSDTRKNFVKRLVGLPGDTLAMRGGTLYVNGEAQEERYVTHTEPGTDPTYEDFRWQRGHVVRTASAAAPAAGFDSLDAAGAIAGAERNPGDHPSRNNWGPLIVPAHSYFVLGDNRDNSLDSRYWGFVPDSLLRGRPMVVYYSYAPDSARRMAWLTAVRWSRLGVRVR; encoded by the coding sequence ATGGCTCCTGGCCTGCTGCCCGTGCGCGACGTGCCGCGGGCATCGGACGCGGCCCGCGCGGCGGCGCTGGACTCGATCAACCGCAGCTCGTCGCTGCGCCTCGGCTGGCTCTGGGAGTGGGCGAAGATCTTCCAGTTCGCGGTCGTGCTGTTCCTGCTCGTCCGCGCCTTCCTGGTCGAGGCGTACAAGATCCCCAGCGGGAGCATGGAAGGGACGCTGCTGGTCGGCGACTTCCTGCTGGTGAACAAGCTGGTCTACGGCGCGGAGGTGCCCCTCACGGGACAGCACCTGCCGCGCCTTCGTGCGCCGGCCCGCGGCGAGGTCGTGGTCTTCCAGTGGCCGTCGGACACGCGGAAGAACTTCGTGAAGCGCCTGGTGGGGCTGCCCGGCGACACGCTGGCGATGCGCGGCGGCACCCTGTACGTGAACGGCGAGGCGCAGGAGGAGCGCTACGTCACGCACACGGAGCCGGGCACCGATCCGACGTACGAGGACTTCCGCTGGCAGCGCGGCCACGTGGTGCGCACCGCGTCGGCGGCGGCACCGGCGGCGGGCTTCGACTCGCTCGATGCGGCGGGCGCGATCGCGGGCGCGGAGCGGAATCCTGGCGACCATCCGTCCCGTAACAACTGGGGACCGCTGATCGTCCCTGCGCACAGCTACTTCGTCCTCGGCGACAACCGGGACAACTCGCTCGACAGCCGCTACTGGGGTTTCGTGCCCGATTCGCTCTTGCGGGGTCGCCCGATGGTCGTCTATTACAGCTACGCTCCGGACAGTGCCCGTCGCATGGCCTGGCTGACCGCCGTTCGGTGGTCTCGGCTGGGCGTGCGTGTGCGATAG